In Aspergillus luchuensis IFO 4308 DNA, chromosome 1, nearly complete sequence, the following are encoded in one genomic region:
- the NOT5 gene encoding CNOT2/3/5 family protein (COG:K;~EggNog:ENOG410PIR5;~InterPro:IPR012270,IPR007207,IPR007282,IPR040168, IPR038635;~PFAM:PF04065,PF04153;~go_component: GO:0005634 - nucleus [Evidence IEA];~go_component: GO:0030015 - CCR4-NOT core complex [Evidence IEA];~go_process: GO:0006355 - regulation of transcription, DNA-templated [Evidence IEA]): MTSRKTQQEIDKTFKKVAEGIQTFEGIYEKIRSTSNITQRDKLEENLKREIKKLQRYRDQIKSWASGNEVKDKGPLLEQRRAIETCMEQFKAVEKEMKTKAYSKEGLSAASRLDPKEKEKVETCDFLSNMVDELQQKIESFEAEEETLHMQMKKGKKDVAKTNRLSDLARLTDRHKWHVNKLELLLRSLQNGNLEVPQVLDIKESIKYYVEDGHNIDYSGEDETLYDDLNLDNEAEVQFGMTGDNDKVSSQDTQSIQDEEPEIKPKVNKGESAGLRRPSAQMKSPLPVLATLHPSTSTTAASGMKPAPPPTRLPGETLKYASAAAAAAASDKNGVGIAPLPPPPGASPAFPHAVPANKASATASPSVASVQPTSSKPAPVLTIAAEDITGARSKTPSVSPNVAAANTSSQTMEKAEAPAAAKEQPAPNGEATSKQEEQESEESIFHLPPGLQDLIQSFEVTRSRASASAANASPSVQRMLATSLANCPEPADAEKPRHYKPQNPYNTPLYYPQEPLTIFDDPRLYETGRIDTDTLFYLFYYRQGSYQQYLAAKALKNQSWRFHKQYQTWFQRHEEPKTITEEFEQGTYRFFDYESTW, from the exons ATGACGTCCCGGAAGACGCAGCAGGAGATCGACAAGACCTTCAAGAAGGTTGCCGAGGGTATTCAAACATTCGAGGGTATCTATGAGAAGATCCGGTCAACATCAAATATCACGCAACGGGATAAGCTCGAGGAGAACCTGAAACGGGAGATCAAGAAGCTACAACGATATCGTGACCAAATCAAATCATGGGCATCAGGAAATGAGGTCAAGGATAAGGGGCCGCTGCTAGAGCAGCGCAGGGCCATTGAGACT TGCATGGAACAGTTCAAGGcggtcgagaaggagatgaagacaaaGGCATATTCGAAAGAAGGGTTGTCGGCTGCATCCAGGTTAGATCctaaagagaaggagaaggtcgagACGTGCGACTTCCTATCAAACATGGTGGATGAGCTGCAACAGAAGATCGAGTCCTTCGAAGCCGAAGAGGAAACGCTGCATATGCAaatgaagaagggcaagaaggatgTGGCCAAGACGAACCGCCTGTCAGACCTTGCACGCTTAACAGATCGCCATAAGTGGCATGTCAATAAGTTGGAACTGTTGCTACGGTCGCTGCAGAACGGAAACCTCGAAGTCCCTCAGGTGCTGGATATCAAGGAAAGCATTAAGTACTATGTGGAAGATGGGCACAACATTGACTACTCTGGCGAGGATGAAACCTTGTACGACGACCTGAACCTGGACAACGAGGCAGAGGTGCAGTTCGGCATGACAGGGGACAACGATAAGGTATCCTCGCAAGATACCCAATCGATTCAAGACGAGGAGCCGGAAATCAAGCCCAAGGTCAACAAGGGGGAGAGCGCAGGACTTCGAAGGCCATCTGCACAGATGAAATCACCTCTACCTGTGTTAGCAACACTTCATCCGTCGACCTCCACGACTGCCGCCTCAGGCATGAAACCCGCACCACCGCCTACCCGCCTCCCCGGAGAAACACTCAAGTACGCatccgctgccgctgcagctgcagcaagtGACAAGAACGGGGTGGGCATTGCACCACTTCCGCCACCTCCAGGCGCAAGCCCCGCTTTCCCGCACGCTGTGCCTGCAAACAAAGCTTCAGCCACTGCTTCGCCGAGCGTTGCATCGGTACAACCTACTTCATCCAAGCCCGCACCGGTCCTCACGATAGCGGCGGAGGACATCACCGGTGCACGATCAAAAACACCTTCCGTCAGCCCCAACGTGGCTGCTGCGAACACATCGTCACAAACAATGGAGAAAGCGGAGGCCCCAGCAGCTGCCAAGGAGCAGCCCGCGCCGAACGGTGAGGCGACGAGTAAGcaagaggagcaggagagcgAGGAATCGATCTTCCACCTGCCTCCCGGCCTGCAGGATCTTATTCAGTCGTTCGAGGTCACGAGGTCCCGGGCGTCAGCAAGCGCAGCCAACGCGTCCCCGTCAGTGCAGCGCATGCTTGCAACATCCCTCGCGAACTGCCCGGAACCTgccgatgcggagaagcCTCGCCATTACAAGCCTCAGAACCCTTACAATACGCCTCTATACTATCCTCAGGAACCGCTCACTATCTTTGATGATCCGCGCTTGTACGAAACCGGGCGCATCGACACGGATACACTGTTCTACCTGTTCTACTACCGACAAGGCAGTTACCAGCAGTATCTCGCGGCCAAGGCATTGAAGAACCAAAGCTGGCGTTTCCACAAGCAATACCAAACCTGGTTCCAACGTCACGAGGAGCCGAAGACGATCACGGAGGAGTTCGAGCAGGGCACATATCGCTTCTTCGATTATGAAAGTACATGGTAA
- the DTD1 gene encoding D-aminoacyl-tRNA deacylase (BUSCO:EOG09264ZQC;~COG:J;~EggNog:ENOG410PPBZ;~InterPro:IPR003732,IPR023509;~PFAM:PF02580;~go_component: GO:0005737 - cytoplasm [Evidence IEA];~go_function: GO:0002161 - aminoacyl-tRNA editing activity [Evidence IEA];~go_function: GO:0051499 - D-aminoacyl-tRNA deacylase activity [Evidence IEA]): protein MKAVLQRVKSASVTVDGHLISSIGQGILVLAGVGKEDTEKDADSMIGRVLKAKLWPDENDKSWKKNVQDINGEILCVSQFTLYGHLKKGNKPDFHEAADAETARKLYDYFIQRLSESYKPERVKNGVFQAMMEVELKNDGPVTIEINTQLPKKEKKEQPPGKEDGKPQTFEFKLPAELME from the exons ATGAAAG CCGTCCTACAACGAGTCAAGTCCGCCTCGGTCACCGTGGATGGCCACCTAATCTCCTCGATCGGACAAGGCATTCTCGTCCTCGCCGGCGTAGGAAAGGAAGATACCGAGAAAGATGCCGACTCAATGATCGGGCGGGTATTGAAGGCGAAGCTATGGCCCGACGAGAACGACAAATCG tggaagaagaacgtGCAGGACATAAATGGAGAGATTCTCTGCG TGTCCCAATTTACACTCTACGGCCACCTAAAAAAGGGCAACAAGCCCGACTTCCATGAAGCCGCCGATGCGGAGACCGCGCGCAAACTGTATGATTACTTCATTCAACGGTTGAGCGAATCGTACAAGCCCGAACGGGTGAAGAACGGGGTCTTCCAGGCGATGATGGAGGTCGAATTGAAGAACGACGGGCCG GTTACGATTGAGATTAATACGCAATTaccgaagaaggagaaaaaggaacaaCCGCCTGGCAAGGAGGATGGAAAGCCGCAGACATTCGAGTTTAAGTTGCCggcggagttgatggagtgA
- a CDS encoding uncharacterized protein (COG:S;~EggNog:ENOG410PTEP;~InterPro:IPR036236,IPR013087;~PFAM:PF00096), translated as MARQVFHFSSRTIRPLSCWSCPSYQLILPHPTLHHVCLHCNGMFSPIIRVSIRLHSSLLLSPLSFAPSRVTPQLTFPPQHHNIPSCPPLEQRSYSESSDDSMQSAFGYFDNTMYTMAATDLPMTQPSFEPSSYDSTSFTSSVNSSPFNAYYNFTPSLMYSPETYTFLQTQTPPVPVPGGEWVAPQSTTPNTEVVYSPEETCDALDNSRPVKPFSCRDCGKAFTRPADLKRHHASVHNPVFQDCPVQECLRKDGNGFPRRDHLIEHLRSFHHWDVPKRRTTKRSRTD; from the exons ATGGCCAGGCAAGTCTTCCATTTTTCTTCCAGAACAATTCGGCCATTGAGCTGCTGGTCCTGTCCCTCCTACCAATTGATTCTTCCCCATCCTACACTCCATCATGTTTGCCTCCACTGCAATGGTATGTTTTCCCCGATCATCAGGGTCTCGATCCGTCTCcactcttccctcctcctctcaccTCTCTCGTTCGCTCCCTCGCGCGTTACTCCCCAACTGACCTTCCCGCCGCAGCACCACAACATTCCATCATGCCCTCCTCTCGAACAAAGATCCTATTCGGAAAGCAGTGATGACTCCATGCAATCGGCTTTCGGATATTTCGATAACACCATGTACACCATGGCGGCGACCGATCTGCCCATGACCCAACCTTCCTTCGAACCATCCTCCTACGACTCCACCTCCTTCACATCATCCGTCAATTCCTCCCCTTTCAACGCCTACTACAACTTCACTCCTTCTCTCATGTACTCGCCGGAAACATACACTTTCCTTCAAACACAAACACCTCCGGTGCCTGTACCGGGCGGGGAATGGGTTGCACCGCAATCGACCACTCCCAACACTGAGGTCGTATACTCTCCGGAAGAGACTTGCGACGCATTAGACAACTCTAG ACCCGTCAAACCCTTTTCGTGCCGCGACTGCGGCAAGGCGTTCACACGTCCCGCCGACCTGAAACGGCATCACGCCAGCGTCCACAACCCCGTGTTTCAGGACTGCCCAGTACAAGAATGTCTGCGCAAGGATGGCAATGGGTTTCCGCGTCGCGACCATCTGATTGAACACCTGCGCTCGTTTCACCACTGGGACGTCCCTAAGCGTCGGACGACCAAGCGGTCGCGAACCGATTAG